In Salvia splendens isolate huo1 unplaced genomic scaffold, SspV2 ctg177, whole genome shotgun sequence, a genomic segment contains:
- the LOC121789226 gene encoding taxoid 14-beta-hydroxylase-like encodes MPSLLPIFLLPLILLPIYLILSTTRKSPKNTPPGSFGIPFIGQSLSLLWAMRANTADEWIAGRARRYGAVSFVFSGDGNKLSNQQTDSVRMVLGDRCLLELVGEDHKRIRNALSSFLKPDSLKDYIGKMGGRSDDAPPYALAWEEQSQGYATNEDADIQHNMLTSVWC; translated from the exons ATGCCCTCCCTCCTTCCTATCTTCCTCCTCCCTCTCATCCTCCTCCCCATATAcctcatcctctccacaacaagAAAATCACCCAAAAACACACCCCCGGGATCCTTCGGAATCCCGTTCATCGGGCAGAGCCTCAGCCTCCTGTGGGCCATGCGCGCCAACACCGCCGACGAATGGATCGCCGGCAGAGCCCGGAGATACGGCGCTGTCTC GTTTGTTTTCTCTGGCGATGGGAACAAACTGAGCAATCAGCAGACGGATTCGGTGAGGATGGTCTTAGGCGATCGCTGCCTGTTGGAGCTTGTCGGGGAGGATCATAAGCGGATTCGAAACGCGCTTTCGTCTTTTCTGAAGCCAGATAGCTTGAAGGATTACATTGGTAAGATGGGAGGAAGAAGTGATGATGCACCTCCGTATGCATTGGCATGGGAAGAACAATCTCAAG GTTATGCCACTAATGAAGATGCTGACATTCAACATAATATGCTCACTTCTGTTTGGTGTTGA